A window of Brevibacterium ihuae contains these coding sequences:
- a CDS encoding SdpI family protein produces the protein MNGAGIGLGPLLGLVVLFAAVVWLAVVIYRPVRAAARGDLGPDGSGGMRTSTTLRSPEAWQLGHRAAMIYVGSLPWVAGIAVLGGILGTVWGGAVVGVTIGLVALAVEVFVYAMGWIFAHIAAR, from the coding sequence GTGAACGGTGCGGGGATCGGTCTCGGCCCGCTCCTCGGGCTCGTCGTCCTCTTCGCCGCCGTGGTGTGGCTGGCCGTCGTGATCTATCGCCCTGTGCGCGCCGCCGCGCGGGGCGACCTCGGTCCGGATGGCTCCGGCGGGATGCGCACCTCGACGACGCTGCGCTCGCCGGAGGCCTGGCAGCTCGGGCACCGGGCGGCGATGATCTACGTCGGCTCCCTGCCGTGGGTCGCCGGCATCGCGGTGCTCGGCGGGATCCTCGGGACCGTCTGGGGCGGCGCCGTGGTCGGTGTGACGATCGGGCTCGTCGCGCTCGCCGTCGAGGTCTTCGTGTACGCGATGGGCTGGATCTTCGCGCACATCGCCGCGAGGTGA
- a CDS encoding GntR family transcriptional regulator, with product MTKPATAHGADRRSLAQQAYEALRDRLIMLDIRPGDPVNEAALAAELGVGRTPVREALKRLAADHLVVSYPRRGTFAAAVDITDLAAIAEVREHLEPLAARRAAENPDPEVAAEARRLIDDLSALADEEDRRTLLAADLRIHRFIYRSTGNRHLADTLVRLDDLATRIWSLVLDRLPHLSGHVHEHAELLGAIADGDGEGAARIARQHVRSFERRVRDSL from the coding sequence ATGACGAAACCGGCGACGGCGCACGGAGCGGACCGGCGATCACTCGCGCAGCAGGCCTACGAAGCGCTGCGCGACCGGCTCATCATGCTCGACATCCGACCCGGGGACCCGGTGAACGAGGCGGCGCTCGCCGCGGAGCTCGGCGTCGGCCGCACCCCGGTGCGCGAGGCGCTCAAGCGGCTCGCCGCCGACCACCTCGTGGTGAGCTATCCGCGGCGCGGCACCTTCGCAGCCGCCGTCGACATCACCGATCTCGCCGCGATCGCCGAGGTGCGCGAGCACCTCGAGCCCCTCGCCGCCCGCCGGGCCGCGGAGAACCCCGATCCCGAGGTCGCCGCGGAGGCGCGCCGGCTCATCGATGACCTCTCGGCGCTCGCCGACGAGGAGGACCGGCGGACGCTCCTCGCCGCCGACCTCCGGATCCATCGCTTCATCTACCGGTCGACGGGGAATCGGCACCTCGCCGACACCCTCGTCCGCCTCGACGACCTCGCGACGCGGATCTGGAGCCTCGTCCTCGACCGGCTGCCGCACCTGTCCGGGCACGTCCACGAGCACGCCGAGCTGCTCGGCGCGATCGCCGACGGCGACGGGGAGGGTGCCGCGCGGATCGCCCGGCAGCACGTGCGCAGCTTCGAGCGGCGCGTGCGGGACAGCCTGTGA
- a CDS encoding S9 family peptidase, translating into MLESQNPSSPPVPERVEHERTHHGHTFVDHYEWMRDKESPEVIAHLEAENAYTAERTAHLEGLREAIFEEIRTRVKETDLSVPVRRGNWWYFSRTTAGKAYAARCRVPVADPADWTPPAVGDGAPLPGEQVVLDSNVEAEGHPFFSLGSYSVSPDGSRLVWSADTSGDERYTLRIRDIASGEDLPDEIPDTFAGACFDVSGEYVFYTTVDDAWRPDTVWRHRVGTPVSEDVQVFSESDERYVVGMGVSRSERYLFFVTASKITTGWWFLDALDPTGTPRPVWPRREGVEYSVEHAIVSGEDRFLIVHNRDRADFDITDVPVSDPESEGREVLPDVEGRRIEDVDAFRTHLAVSYREGGFARVGVIEVHDESPEELIADFGDSRPGAEADRGARIPSPRPDGEPEPDPEDGRTLEGQPHTPFSPLVEITADEPIGTMGVAANPEWAQPRLRLGYTSMVAPSVVFDHDIATGERTVLKRQPVLGGVDVADYEQELVWARAEDGTEIPVSLVWRSDAVPEGRPAPTVLYGYGSYEASMDPYFSVARLSLLDRGVVYAIAHVRGGGEMGRRWYEEGRTLTKKNTFTDFVAVADHLIAAGRAEPARMVAMGGSAGGLLMGAVANMAPDRFAGISAHVPFVDALTSILMPELPLTVIEWDEWGDPLHDPEVYAYMRGYSPYENVTEQEYPRILALTSLNDTRVLYVEPAKWVARLREVGADALLRTEMDAGHGGASGRYDAWRETAFDFAWTLDVLGLAGADPRPAGASDGDEAGAEEPGGNAAKGDTAQIGSADGAAS; encoded by the coding sequence ATGTTGGAATCGCAGAACCCCTCCTCGCCCCCTGTGCCCGAGCGGGTCGAGCACGAGCGCACGCACCACGGCCACACCTTCGTCGATCACTACGAGTGGATGCGCGACAAGGAGTCGCCGGAGGTCATCGCGCACCTCGAGGCGGAGAACGCGTACACCGCGGAGCGCACAGCGCATCTCGAGGGACTGCGGGAGGCGATCTTCGAGGAGATCCGCACCCGGGTCAAGGAGACCGACCTCTCCGTGCCCGTGCGCCGCGGGAACTGGTGGTACTTCTCCCGCACGACCGCGGGCAAGGCGTATGCCGCGCGCTGCCGGGTCCCCGTCGCCGACCCCGCAGACTGGACGCCCCCTGCCGTCGGGGACGGGGCGCCGCTGCCGGGCGAGCAGGTGGTCCTCGACTCGAACGTCGAGGCCGAGGGGCACCCGTTCTTCTCCCTCGGCTCGTACTCCGTGTCCCCGGACGGCAGCCGGCTCGTGTGGTCGGCGGACACCTCGGGCGACGAGCGCTACACCCTGCGGATCCGCGACATCGCCTCCGGTGAGGACCTGCCCGACGAGATCCCCGACACCTTCGCGGGCGCATGCTTCGACGTCAGCGGCGAGTACGTATTCTACACCACCGTCGACGACGCCTGGCGGCCGGACACGGTGTGGCGCCACCGTGTGGGGACCCCGGTGAGCGAGGACGTGCAGGTCTTCTCCGAGTCCGACGAGCGGTACGTCGTCGGCATGGGGGTGAGCCGCTCGGAGCGCTACCTGTTCTTCGTCACGGCGTCGAAGATCACCACCGGCTGGTGGTTCCTCGACGCGCTCGACCCGACGGGCACCCCGCGCCCGGTGTGGCCGCGCCGGGAGGGCGTCGAGTACTCCGTCGAGCACGCGATCGTGTCCGGTGAGGACCGTTTCCTCATCGTCCACAACCGGGACCGCGCGGACTTCGACATCACCGATGTCCCGGTGAGCGATCCGGAATCGGAGGGGCGGGAGGTCCTGCCGGATGTCGAGGGGCGTCGGATCGAGGACGTCGACGCCTTCCGCACCCACCTCGCGGTGTCCTACCGGGAAGGCGGATTCGCGCGCGTCGGGGTCATCGAGGTCCACGACGAGAGCCCCGAGGAGCTCATCGCGGACTTCGGCGATTCCAGGCCCGGAGCCGAGGCCGACCGCGGTGCCCGGATCCCCTCGCCCCGACCCGACGGCGAACCGGAGCCGGACCCCGAGGACGGTCGCACGCTCGAGGGTCAGCCGCACACGCCGTTCTCGCCGCTGGTCGAGATCACTGCCGACGAGCCGATCGGCACGATGGGCGTCGCGGCGAACCCCGAATGGGCCCAGCCGCGCCTGCGCCTGGGGTACACCTCGATGGTGGCGCCGTCGGTCGTCTTCGACCACGACATCGCCACCGGCGAACGGACCGTGCTCAAGCGGCAGCCGGTGCTCGGCGGGGTCGACGTCGCCGACTACGAGCAGGAGCTCGTCTGGGCGCGCGCCGAGGACGGCACCGAGATCCCGGTATCGCTCGTGTGGCGCAGCGATGCGGTCCCGGAGGGCCGCCCCGCCCCCACGGTGCTCTACGGGTACGGCTCCTACGAGGCGAGCATGGACCCCTACTTCTCCGTGGCGCGGCTCTCGCTCCTCGACCGCGGGGTGGTGTACGCGATCGCGCACGTCCGCGGCGGCGGGGAGATGGGGCGCCGCTGGTACGAGGAGGGTCGGACGCTGACGAAGAAGAACACCTTCACCGACTTCGTCGCCGTGGCCGACCACCTCATCGCCGCCGGTCGCGCGGAACCGGCGCGGATGGTCGCAATGGGCGGCTCGGCCGGCGGGCTGCTCATGGGCGCGGTCGCGAACATGGCCCCCGATCGCTTCGCCGGGATCAGTGCGCACGTGCCGTTCGTCGACGCGCTCACCTCGATCCTCATGCCCGAGCTGCCGCTCACCGTCATCGAATGGGACGAGTGGGGCGATCCGCTCCACGACCCCGAGGTGTACGCGTACATGCGCGGCTACTCGCCGTACGAGAACGTCACCGAGCAGGAGTACCCCCGGATCCTCGCGCTGACCTCGCTCAACGACACCCGGGTGCTCTACGTCGAGCCTGCCAAGTGGGTGGCCCGGCTCCGTGAGGTGGGTGCGGACGCGCTGCTGCGCACGGAGATGGACGCCGGCCACGGCGGCGCCTCCGGACGCTACGACGCGTGGCGCGAGACCGCCTTCGACTTCGCGTGGACGCTCGACGTGCTCGGTCTCGCCGGCGCGGACCCGCGTCCCGCGGGCGCGTCCGACGGGGACGAGGCCGGCGCCGAGGAACCAGGCGGGAACGCGGCAAAGGGTGACACGGCGCAGATCGGTTCCGCGGACGGGGCCGCCTCGTGA
- a CDS encoding BCCT family transporter produces MLTRLHDALRLRTSPVIFFTSAAIIILFAAATILFTDPLDNAVTAASDWLLAHLGWFYVLGVSVFLVFLLFICVGRFGRVKLGPDDEPPEHSGLAWFAMLFAAGIGTILMFWGVAEPISHFGAPPRGASLGIEAGTPAAAADAMNFTLYHFTLHTWTIFTLPALCFAYFIHKRNLPPRVSSIFQPILGERIHGPIGKAIDVVAIVGTVFGIAVSIGLGTLQINGGLSQLFGIPENAGWQLIIIGVVTAVALVSVSLGLDKGIKVLSNVNIVVAIGLLIFIVVVGPTLFMLKGTIEAFGSYLVNLPELAFWNDTFADTGWQSGWTVFYWAWTITWSPFVGIFIARISKGRTIRQFVSGVLAIPSGFSVIWFGIFGFASFDIELNGEGGLVDRVVTDGDIPGALFAFLDHYPLSFALSIIAILLVGVFFITSVDSAALVTDTMTNGHEDFNPLGQRIFWALSIGVITATLLVFSGSGGLEALEKTIILVGLPFFVMGYFQMYALYRALREDAGELPPMRTRRWKKVLPPEEYARRRDEDEHDTSDTVVEPEAADDVPVLADPYVEDPEQDGSTAASARGGRPHLPEGTLSSRTGSAKIRYRSAED; encoded by the coding sequence ATGCTCACACGACTGCACGATGCCCTCCGACTCCGGACCTCGCCCGTCATCTTCTTCACCTCGGCGGCGATCATCATCCTCTTCGCCGCCGCGACGATCCTCTTCACCGATCCGCTCGACAACGCGGTGACCGCCGCATCCGACTGGCTGCTCGCCCACCTCGGCTGGTTCTACGTCCTCGGCGTGTCCGTCTTCCTCGTGTTCCTCCTCTTCATCTGCGTCGGACGGTTCGGCAGGGTCAAGCTCGGCCCGGACGACGAGCCGCCCGAGCACAGCGGGCTCGCCTGGTTCGCCATGCTGTTCGCCGCCGGCATCGGCACGATCCTCATGTTCTGGGGCGTGGCCGAACCGATCAGCCACTTCGGCGCACCTCCGCGCGGGGCGTCCCTCGGCATCGAGGCGGGAACCCCCGCGGCCGCTGCCGACGCGATGAACTTCACGCTCTACCACTTCACGCTCCACACATGGACGATCTTCACCCTGCCGGCCCTGTGCTTCGCGTACTTCATCCACAAGCGCAACCTGCCGCCGCGCGTGAGCTCGATCTTCCAGCCGATCCTCGGCGAGCGGATCCACGGCCCGATCGGCAAGGCCATCGACGTCGTCGCGATCGTCGGCACCGTGTTCGGCATCGCCGTGTCGATCGGCCTGGGGACCCTGCAGATCAACGGCGGCCTGTCCCAGCTGTTCGGGATCCCGGAGAACGCCGGCTGGCAGCTCATCATCATCGGCGTCGTCACCGCAGTCGCACTGGTCTCGGTGTCGCTCGGCCTCGACAAGGGCATCAAGGTGCTCTCGAACGTCAACATCGTCGTCGCAATCGGGCTGCTGATATTCATCGTCGTCGTCGGGCCGACGCTCTTCATGCTCAAGGGGACGATCGAGGCCTTCGGCAGCTACCTCGTCAACCTCCCCGAGCTCGCGTTCTGGAACGACACCTTCGCCGACACCGGCTGGCAGAGCGGGTGGACGGTGTTCTACTGGGCCTGGACGATCACGTGGTCGCCGTTCGTCGGGATTTTCATCGCCCGGATCTCCAAGGGCCGCACGATCCGCCAGTTCGTCTCCGGCGTCCTCGCGATCCCCTCGGGATTCTCCGTCATCTGGTTCGGGATCTTCGGCTTCGCCTCCTTCGACATCGAGCTCAACGGGGAGGGCGGCCTCGTCGACCGGGTCGTCACTGACGGCGACATCCCGGGTGCGCTGTTCGCCTTCCTCGACCACTACCCGCTTTCGTTCGCGTTGTCGATCATCGCGATCCTGCTCGTCGGGGTCTTCTTCATCACCTCGGTCGACTCCGCAGCGCTCGTCACCGACACCATGACCAACGGGCACGAGGACTTCAATCCGCTCGGGCAGCGGATCTTCTGGGCGCTGTCGATCGGCGTCATCACCGCGACCCTGCTCGTGTTCTCCGGCAGCGGCGGACTCGAGGCGCTCGAGAAGACCATCATCCTCGTGGGGCTGCCGTTCTTCGTCATGGGGTACTTCCAGATGTACGCCCTCTACCGCGCGCTGCGCGAGGACGCCGGGGAGCTCCCGCCCATGCGGACGCGCCGCTGGAAGAAGGTGCTCCCGCCGGAGGAGTACGCCCGGCGCCGGGACGAGGACGAGCACGACACCTCGGACACGGTCGTCGAGCCCGAGGCGGCGGACGACGTACCGGTCCTCGCCGACCCCTACGTCGAGGACCCGGAGCAGGACGGGAGCACCGCCGCGTCCGCTCGGGGCGGCCGGCCGCACCTGCCGGAGGGCACGCTGTCCTCCCGCACCGGCAGCGCGAAGATCCGGTACCGCAGCGCCGAGGACTGA
- a CDS encoding Glu/Leu/Phe/Val dehydrogenase dimerization domain-containing protein, protein MNLFSHPEFDHHEQVIFCHDPATDLRAIIAIHDTALGPAAGGCRMHPYASEEEALTDVLRLSRGMSYKNAIAGLPLGGGKCVIIADPHRPDKAEVLRAFSRHVQALAGRFWTAIDMGVGPEDADVLAEECDFIFARASQFPAGVTASQFTALGAYTALRAGVAHVWDGRDLQGVRVAVQGLGGTGRELSRLLHEAGAELVVADVSQAAVDAVVEACGAAAVAPEDIHSQDVDVFAPCAMGGVIDDATVGEIRARLVSGIANNQLATPEHGRMLRDRGITFVPDFLANAGGVMAAATMIYSAPTLEASRENVLTLAGRVTAVLEQAEHEGRTTTEVAEEIARERMDAARG, encoded by the coding sequence GTGAACCTCTTCTCCCATCCCGAGTTCGACCACCACGAACAGGTGATCTTCTGCCACGACCCGGCCACGGATCTCCGCGCGATCATCGCGATCCACGACACCGCTCTCGGCCCGGCCGCCGGCGGCTGCCGGATGCACCCGTACGCCTCGGAGGAGGAGGCGCTCACCGACGTCCTGCGCCTGTCGCGGGGGATGAGCTACAAGAACGCGATCGCCGGTCTGCCGCTCGGCGGCGGCAAGTGCGTGATCATCGCGGACCCGCACCGACCGGACAAGGCCGAGGTGCTCCGCGCCTTCTCGCGCCATGTGCAGGCGCTCGCCGGCCGGTTCTGGACCGCGATCGACATGGGGGTGGGGCCCGAGGACGCCGATGTCCTCGCCGAGGAGTGCGACTTCATCTTCGCCCGGGCGAGCCAGTTCCCCGCCGGCGTCACCGCCTCCCAGTTCACCGCGCTCGGCGCGTACACCGCCCTGCGTGCCGGGGTCGCCCACGTGTGGGACGGGCGGGATCTGCAGGGGGTCCGCGTCGCGGTGCAGGGCCTCGGCGGCACGGGCCGGGAGCTGTCGCGGCTGCTCCACGAAGCGGGTGCCGAGCTCGTCGTCGCCGACGTGTCGCAGGCCGCGGTGGACGCCGTCGTCGAGGCCTGCGGCGCGGCGGCCGTCGCCCCGGAGGACATCCACTCCCAGGACGTCGACGTGTTCGCACCGTGCGCGATGGGCGGGGTGATCGATGATGCGACGGTCGGGGAGATCCGGGCGAGGCTGGTCAGCGGGATCGCGAACAACCAGCTCGCGACCCCGGAGCACGGGCGGATGCTCCGCGACCGCGGGATCACCTTCGTGCCGGACTTCCTCGCCAACGCCGGGGGAGTCATGGCGGCGGCGACGATGATCTACTCCGCGCCGACGCTCGAGGCGTCGCGCGAGAACGTCCTCACCCTCGCGGGGCGGGTGACCGCGGTGCTCGAACAGGCCGAGCACGAGGGGCGGACCACCACCGAGGTCGCCGAGGAGATCGCGCGGGAGCGGATGGACGCCGCCCGCGGCTGA
- the purL gene encoding phosphoribosylformylglycinamidine synthase subunit PurL — protein MTNTHATPAATKVKETVEFAAANPDVEQPFAELGLKENEYASIREILGRRPTSAELAMYSVMWSEHCSYKSSKVHLRKFGDYVTEDMRKNLLVGIGENAGVVDIGDDWAVTFKVESHNHPSYVEPYQGAATGVGGIVRDIISMGARPVAVMDQLRFGAIDHPDTARVVHGVVAGVGGYGNCLGLPNIGGEVVFDSVYQGNPLVNALAVGVLRQDDIRLANASGVGNKVVLFGARTGGDGIGGASILASESFDDTKPSKRPAVQVGDPFAEKVLIECCLELFAAEVVEGIQDLGAAGISCATSELASNGEGGMHIALDDVLLRDPSLTPEEILMSESQERMMAVVTPEKLDEFLAITAKWDVETSVLGEVTDTGRLVIEWHGDVIVDVPPRSVAHDGPVYERPYHEPSWTEPTRANTVAAAGLARAESDAELRATLLQLLGSPNLASKSWVTNQYDRYVQGNTALAFPDDAGVIRVDEETGLGVAIATDANGRYCYLDPAVGAQLALAEAHRNVATSGARPMAVTDCLNFGSPEDPEIMWQFAQAVEGLAVGCQELGIPVTGGNVSLYNQTGGVAIHPTPVVGVLGVFDDVTRAAPSGWQDAGQTVYLLGATADELDGSAWADVVHDHLGGVPPQFRPAAEKELAEILINASRDGMIDAAHDLSEGGLAQALAEACLRRGMGARVWLDEVAERDGVDLFTLLFSESTARAIVAVPRSEEVRFTDMCTARGFPFARIGMTDAGEGEDGAALELVDRFTIPVTELAETHRATLPAHFG, from the coding sequence ATGACGAACACGCACGCGACCCCGGCCGCCACGAAGGTCAAGGAGACCGTCGAGTTCGCCGCCGCGAACCCCGACGTCGAACAGCCGTTCGCCGAGCTCGGGCTCAAGGAGAACGAGTACGCGAGCATCAGGGAGATCCTCGGCCGGCGCCCCACCTCTGCAGAGCTCGCGATGTACTCGGTCATGTGGTCCGAGCACTGCTCGTACAAGTCCTCCAAGGTCCACCTCCGCAAGTTCGGCGACTACGTCACCGAGGACATGAGGAAGAACCTCCTCGTCGGCATCGGCGAGAACGCCGGCGTCGTCGACATCGGCGACGACTGGGCCGTGACCTTCAAGGTCGAGAGCCACAACCACCCCTCCTACGTCGAGCCCTACCAGGGTGCTGCGACCGGGGTGGGCGGCATCGTCCGCGACATCATCTCGATGGGCGCCCGCCCCGTCGCGGTGATGGACCAGCTGCGCTTCGGCGCGATCGACCACCCCGACACCGCCCGCGTCGTCCACGGCGTCGTCGCCGGGGTGGGCGGCTACGGCAACTGCCTGGGGCTGCCGAACATCGGCGGCGAGGTCGTCTTCGATTCCGTCTACCAGGGCAACCCGCTCGTCAACGCCCTCGCCGTGGGTGTGCTCCGCCAAGACGACATCCGGCTCGCGAACGCCTCCGGCGTGGGCAACAAGGTCGTCCTGTTCGGGGCGCGGACCGGCGGCGACGGGATCGGCGGCGCCTCGATCCTCGCCTCGGAATCCTTCGACGACACCAAGCCGTCCAAGCGGCCGGCCGTCCAGGTGGGCGACCCGTTCGCGGAGAAGGTCCTCATCGAGTGCTGCCTCGAGCTGTTCGCCGCCGAGGTCGTCGAGGGCATCCAGGACCTCGGCGCCGCCGGCATCAGCTGCGCGACCTCCGAGCTCGCCTCGAACGGCGAGGGCGGCATGCACATCGCGCTCGACGACGTGCTCCTGCGCGACCCCTCGCTCACTCCCGAGGAGATCCTCATGAGCGAGTCCCAGGAGCGGATGATGGCGGTCGTCACGCCGGAGAAGCTCGACGAGTTCCTCGCGATCACCGCGAAGTGGGATGTCGAGACGAGCGTGCTCGGCGAGGTCACCGACACCGGCCGTCTCGTCATCGAGTGGCACGGCGACGTCATCGTCGACGTGCCCCCGCGCTCCGTCGCCCACGACGGACCGGTCTACGAGCGCCCCTATCACGAGCCTTCGTGGACGGAGCCCACCCGCGCGAACACCGTCGCTGCGGCCGGCCTGGCCCGGGCGGAGTCCGACGCGGAGCTCCGCGCCACGCTGCTGCAGCTCCTCGGGTCCCCGAACCTCGCCTCGAAGTCGTGGGTGACGAACCAGTACGACCGCTACGTCCAGGGCAACACCGCCCTCGCGTTCCCCGACGACGCCGGGGTCATCCGGGTCGACGAGGAGACCGGGCTCGGCGTGGCGATCGCCACCGATGCGAACGGCCGCTACTGCTACCTCGACCCCGCGGTCGGCGCGCAGCTCGCGCTCGCCGAGGCGCACCGCAACGTCGCGACCTCCGGCGCGCGGCCGATGGCCGTGACCGACTGCCTGAACTTCGGCTCGCCCGAGGACCCGGAGATCATGTGGCAGTTCGCGCAGGCCGTCGAGGGCCTGGCCGTCGGCTGTCAGGAGCTCGGCATCCCGGTGACCGGCGGCAACGTGTCGCTGTACAACCAGACCGGCGGCGTGGCGATCCATCCGACCCCGGTCGTCGGCGTCCTCGGCGTGTTCGACGACGTCACCCGCGCCGCGCCGTCGGGCTGGCAGGATGCCGGCCAGACGGTCTACCTGCTCGGCGCCACAGCGGACGAGCTCGACGGCTCCGCCTGGGCCGATGTCGTCCACGACCACCTCGGCGGCGTGCCCCCGCAGTTCCGCCCGGCCGCGGAGAAGGAGCTCGCCGAGATCCTCATCAACGCCTCGCGCGACGGCATGATCGACGCCGCGCACGACCTGTCCGAGGGCGGGCTCGCCCAGGCGCTGGCCGAGGCGTGCCTGCGCCGCGGGATGGGGGCGCGGGTATGGCTCGACGAGGTCGCCGAGCGCGACGGGGTCGACCTCTTCACCCTGCTGTTCTCCGAGTCGACCGCCCGCGCGATCGTCGCCGTCCCCCGCTCCGAGGAGGTGCGGTTCACCGACATGTGCACCGCCCGCGGCTTCCCCTTCGCCCGGATCGGCATGACCGACGCCGGCGAGGGCGAGGACGGCGCGGCGCTCGAGCTCGTCGATCGCTTCACCATCCCGGTCACCGAGCTCGCAGAGACCCATCGCGCGACGCTCCCCGCCCACTTCGGCTGA